A stretch of DNA from Fibrobacter sp. UWB11:
CACGTAGCTGATGATCTTGCCTTCGCGGAGACCGAGCCACTTTGCATACTTCATATAATCAGTACCGAGTTCGTAAATGGACATGGAACGCATACCCGTTGCCTGACCCGAAAGAAGAATCGGGAATACAGAGAAGAACGGGAGCACGTAGTACCAGCTGACGCTCTTGAAGCAAGACCAGCTGAACGTGAGTTCCGGAATATCCGGGCTATAAGCGCCCATAGCCGGGAACCAGCCGAGCGTGATGGAGAAGAATGCGACCAAGAGCATACCGAACACGAAGAACGGCACACCATTTAAGAACATGGCGCACGGGAAGAATACCTTGTCGAAAATGCCGCGCTTGTATGCAGCGAAAGCACCGAGAAGGTTACCCACGATCCAGCCGAGAAGAATCGTCGGAGCCTGGATAGCGAGCGTCCACGGGAGGGACTTCTTGATAACGTTTGTCACCGGTTCGTTGTTCTGGTAAGAGAGACCGAGGTCACCGTGGAACACCTTGCCGATATAGCTAAAGAACTGAGAAACTGCAGAGGAGAGCTTCGGATCGGTCTTCATGACCGGCTGATCGACCATGACGGTATCGATGCGTTCGGCCTGGACCTTTTCCATGACAGGGATCTTGTCAGCAGCAGCAACTTCAGCAGCGGCCTTGGCTCCCTTCTTGCCCTTCTTCATCTTGTGATGATGACGATGGGCTTTCTTGCCCTTCTTGCCTTTCTGAGCGGCAGGAGCCTTTTCGACAAACACCGGATTGCCAGCTTCGTCGAGCTTCTGGCGTTCGACCATCACCGGATTACCGGCTTCGTCAACAACCTTGACAACGTTCACGACCGGCTGGCCGTTGGCGTCGAGCTGCGGAACCTTCTGCATCACGACATTGCCGTTAGCGTCCGTTTCCGGTTCATAGATAACGTTTCCATCCTTGTCCAATTCGGCCATACCGAAGGAAACGAGGAGTTCAGCCTTTTTCTTCTGAGCTTCAGTCGGAGAAAGGCCCTTACCGGCTTGACCCATGATAATGTCAACCGGGTTGTTGTCGCCGAGACGCGGCAACGCAAAGTTGAGTGCCACTGCGCAGACGAAGGTCAGCAAGTACCAGAACGCCTTCTGCAGGACATAACGTAGCATAGGATATTGTTTAAGCATTTGTAGTCCTTTATCCTTTATTTAGCAAGCTTCAAATTCCAAAGGGTCTTGGTACCCGAAGCCACCCACGGAAGCTGAGCAGGAGCGTACGGGTTTGCAGCGGTCGGCCAGTTCGTCCAGACGCGGTCGCTGAATTCATAGAACTGTTCCGGCAAGTAAACCAGCGGAATAGACGGCTGGTCTTCCATGAAGATCTTGTTGAGTTCGCGGTAAGCAGTTGCGATAGAATCGGCGTTCTTCATGAGCGGGATTGCAGAAAGGAGTTTGTCCACTTCCGGACGGAAACCTTCGGTACCCGGCTGGTTGTAACGACCGATATTCGTGCCAGCCCAGGCGCCAAGCGGCTGCCAATCGCGGCTTGCCATGATTTCGTTGAAGCGGCTCCACGGAAGGGACGGAGTCACGTCAGCAACAGGCTTGTGCATGATGAGGTCGAAGTTACCGAGACCCATAGCCGGCCAGTAAGAACCGCCGTCCACGAAGCCTTCACGAATATCGATACCAGCCTTACGCATACCTTCAACAGCGATGGTCACCATAGCTTCCCAGTCGGTCCAGCCGTTCGGGCTCGTGATGTACATCGTCGGAATCTTTTCGCCCTTGGCATTTTCCATGTGGTCGAGCGTACCGTCGCTATTCCATACGGACTTGTAGCCTGCTTCGGAAAGCATCTGCTTCACAGTTTCGACGCGTTCCTTTTCGTCGGTGATGGTGAGCTTGACACCATACTTAGCGAGGTCTTCATCGCTAATGTACTTGCCTTCGAGATTGGTCGGCATGATGAGGCCCGGCTTGATCTGGTCCGTGTAGTCGGACACAGCGAACTTGCGGAGAGCCATGTAGTCAATAGCGGTTGCAAGAGCACGGCGGAAGCGCTTGTCGTTAAGCGGTTCCTTCATCGTGTTGATGATGAGCATCGGCATTGCACCCGGCAAGAAGTAAGGCGGTTCATTGAGCCATGTGTGCACGCCAGCGCCAGCCTTGCGGTTGATACGCGGGATGTAGCTCTGAGAAGCGTCGAGGTTGCCGCTACGCATAGCGATCGTGTTATGTTCGTTGTTCTTGTAAATCGGGTGAACAATATACTTCGGAGCAGGGAGCTTGCCTTCGTGAAGAGCGGCGTTGCCCCAGTAGTCGTCACGGCGTTCAAGAATAATCTTGTTCGGGTCAGCACTGCGGAGAGCGTACGGACCGGAAACAACCGGGTTCTGGTCCATCGGAAGTTTCTTCACTTCGTCCTTGGAGCCGAGCTTTTCGATAAGCGGTTCAAACACGTGAGCCGGAACGATACGGATGGCCTGCAACAAGTCCATCACA
This window harbors:
- a CDS encoding ABC transporter permease; translated protein: MLKQYPMLRYVLQKAFWYLLTFVCAVALNFALPRLGDNNPVDIIMGQAGKGLSPTEAQKKKAELLVSFGMAELDKDGNVIYEPETDANGNVVMQKVPQLDANGQPVVNVVKVVDEAGNPVMVERQKLDEAGNPVFVEKAPAAQKGKKGKKAHRHHHKMKKGKKGAKAAAEVAAADKIPVMEKVQAERIDTVMVDQPVMKTDPKLSSAVSQFFSYIGKVFHGDLGLSYQNNEPVTNVIKKSLPWTLAIQAPTILLGWIVGNLLGAFAAYKRGIFDKVFFPCAMFLNGVPFFVFGMLLVAFFSITLGWFPAMGAYSPDIPELTFSWSCFKSVSWYYVLPFFSVFPILLSGQATGMRSMSIYELGTDYMKYAKWLGLREGKIISYVFRNAMLPQLTGLAQSLGAMVGGALITEMIFSYPGLGMAMLNAIQKNDYATIQGCTLMISTCVLVANFAVDVLIAVFDPRVKAGLQMGGK
- a CDS encoding ABC transporter substrate-binding protein is translated as MIGLKSIARTALVLSATGALFGCGSSSQDELASGSLPRQETLYLSGQQNDAPGTFNPLAESWMTTWPVSGRFNLMYEPLLTYNSLTGEIESLLGSLVNKNNDSIVVDLNPAAKWSDGEKVTSRDVKFIYTMGSINTSEQISAIHVDTIKSEPAGEVERIAFLINKKQRNNPLSVMDLLQAIRIVPAHVFEPLIEKLGSKDEVKKLPMDQNPVVSGPYALRSADPNKIILERRDDYWGNAALHEGKLPAPKYIVHPIYKNNEHNTIAMRSGNLDASQSYIPRINRKAGAGVHTWLNEPPYFLPGAMPMLIINTMKEPLNDKRFRRALATAIDYMALRKFAVSDYTDQIKPGLIMPTNLEGKYISDEDLAKYGVKLTITDEKERVETVKQMLSEAGYKSVWNSDGTLDHMENAKGEKIPTMYITSPNGWTDWEAMVTIAVEGMRKAGIDIREGFVDGGSYWPAMGLGNFDLIMHKPVADVTPSLPWSRFNEIMASRDWQPLGAWAGTNIGRYNQPGTEGFRPEVDKLLSAIPLMKNADSIATAYRELNKIFMEDQPSIPLVYLPEQFYEFSDRVWTNWPTAANPYAPAQLPWVASGTKTLWNLKLAK